A DNA window from Palaemon carinicauda isolate YSFRI2023 chromosome 39, ASM3689809v2, whole genome shotgun sequence contains the following coding sequences:
- the LOC137631267 gene encoding ATP synthase subunit a-like: MAFLDFFTLFLLFFMVAFQDFFSLFLFFVVVFLDFFDLFLFFILAFLDFFGLLLFFFIVAFLDFFDPFLFFVVAFLDFIVLFLFFFIVVFLDFFNLFLLFSSSHKKHRNWNLK; encoded by the coding sequence ATGGCTTTCCTGGACTTCTTcaccctcttcctcctcttcttcatggTGGCCTTCCAAGACTTTTTCagcctcttcctcttctttgtagtgGTCTTCCTAGACTTCTTtgatctcttcctcttcttcatactggccttcctggacttctttggcctccttctcttcttctttatagtggccttcctggacttctttgaCCCCTTCCTCTTCTTTGTAGTGGCTTTCCTGGACTTCATtgtcctcttcctctttttcttcatagtggtcttcctggacttcttcaacctctttctcttattttcttcatcTCACAAGAAGCATAGGAATTGGAAtttgaagtag